The proteins below are encoded in one region of Paeniglutamicibacter cryotolerans:
- a CDS encoding 2-hydroxyacid dehydrogenase, producing the protein MEQITVVTLPDQKLLDAVSPLPEGMRGGVWDCVGRPAGVELEEIQMVVLPYATRIGNLVAVRGATNLRLVQTQSTGFDAVPELVGKDVAVASASGVHAAATAELAVGLVLASVRGIAESVRDQAKGHWNPSRWPGLADRKVGIIGVGGIGEEIRRRLDPFEVEMTRFGSRSRIDEHGRVRGIDELLALAPGLEVLICIVPHNESTHHLINAEVMAALPDGAVIVNVARGPVVDTDALVAEVASGRLRMASDVFDPEPLPAGHPLWKLPNALIVPHNGGNTNAFPPRIAALLKRQLAAVSRGILPENVVRTGTRLG; encoded by the coding sequence ATGGAACAGATCACCGTTGTCACGCTGCCCGACCAGAAACTTCTTGATGCAGTATCGCCCTTGCCTGAAGGAATGCGCGGGGGAGTGTGGGACTGTGTGGGCCGACCGGCGGGTGTCGAACTGGAAGAGATCCAGATGGTCGTGTTGCCGTATGCGACCCGGATCGGCAACCTCGTCGCTGTACGCGGGGCTACGAACCTGCGACTGGTGCAAACCCAGTCCACGGGGTTTGACGCAGTCCCGGAACTCGTGGGGAAGGACGTCGCCGTTGCGTCGGCCAGCGGCGTCCATGCGGCGGCAACGGCTGAACTTGCGGTAGGGCTGGTCCTCGCCTCCGTTCGCGGCATCGCCGAATCCGTTCGAGACCAGGCGAAGGGGCACTGGAACCCTTCCCGATGGCCGGGACTGGCTGATCGCAAGGTGGGCATCATCGGTGTCGGTGGGATCGGCGAGGAAATCCGCCGCCGGCTGGATCCCTTCGAGGTAGAGATGACCCGCTTCGGCTCGAGATCCCGCATAGACGAGCACGGTCGGGTGCGGGGCATCGATGAACTGTTGGCACTTGCGCCGGGACTGGAGGTGCTGATCTGCATCGTTCCGCACAACGAGTCCACCCATCACCTGATAAACGCCGAGGTGATGGCCGCCCTGCCCGATGGCGCGGTGATAGTCAACGTGGCCCGCGGGCCGGTGGTCGATACCGACGCCCTGGTCGCCGAGGTGGCCTCTGGACGGTTGCGAATGGCCTCGGATGTCTTTGATCCGGAGCCGCTACCGGCCGGCCATCCGCTCTGGAAGCTACCCAACGCACTGATCGTTCCGCATAACGGGGGCAATACCAACGCCTTCCCTCCGCGGATCGCGGCCTTGCTCAAGCGCCAGCTGGCCGCCGTATCGCGGGGGATCCTGCCCGAGAACGTGGTGCGGACCGGAACCCGGCTGGGCTGA
- a CDS encoding S8 family serine peptidase, producing MPAQARRVAATALSILVSTLLVAASAAALPPAPDSPQSPPAAQLPGSGEQPTDRFIVKFTHESQDDSRWRDDAYGAVGGDAGVVVEQLHETSLGTNVITTDRELGADQADAFLADLNALPGVEFAERDGRSRTASVPTDPYYAQQWDLASTAAGINMEKAWELSRGKGTVVAVVDTGIARHSDLEYPAIPGRLAKALPGYDMVSADDAAKNDFSTANDGDGRDPDPSDPGDWTTRFGQCDDDLPAEPSSWHGTHVAGTIAAVTGNGKGVAGVAPDASILPVRVLGVCGGYNSDIADGIIWAAGGSVPGVARKNKHRADVINLSLGGSGTCSRTYQAAIDFAVGKGIPVVVAAGNEYGKVSDSSPANCRNVIVVGAVTSAGARAAYSNYGSNVDVMAPGGDDPESLDPLGVLSTSNKGTKGPTTEAYAMDIGTSMATPHVAGTIALMLARNPTLTPAAVESLLKATARPLKCNIAHGCGAGIIDAGAAVRATLPPLKPSVPLISGTSRVGRVLSASTNAWGPAPVALAYRWYRAGNPIPLATASTYALLPADAGKAITVAVTGSKKGYSSLRKTSAPTTAVARGKLRTQIPRVDGTARVASKLTAVPGAWGSTPVTLSYRWYRSGKPITGATKKTYTLVGADAGKSLKLAVTGIKDGYSPSRQVSTPTGTVVKGKLTTTGPKTNGKAQVGSTLSISMKKWGPSPVALTYRWYRSGQQITGAKKKTYQVVRADAGKTLKVRVTGRKAGYATVARTSPSSPRVPR from the coding sequence ATGCCCGCACAAGCCAGGCGGGTTGCCGCCACCGCCTTGTCAATTCTTGTTTCCACCCTGCTGGTGGCTGCTTCGGCTGCGGCCCTTCCCCCGGCTCCCGATTCCCCGCAAAGCCCTCCCGCAGCCCAGCTGCCCGGCAGCGGGGAGCAGCCCACCGACCGGTTCATCGTGAAGTTCACCCACGAGTCACAGGACGACTCGCGGTGGCGCGACGACGCCTACGGGGCGGTCGGCGGCGATGCCGGCGTGGTGGTGGAGCAGCTGCATGAGACCTCCTTGGGGACCAACGTGATCACCACCGACCGGGAGCTCGGCGCCGATCAGGCCGATGCCTTCCTGGCGGACCTCAACGCGCTGCCCGGTGTCGAATTCGCCGAACGAGACGGCCGCTCCAGGACGGCCTCCGTGCCCACCGATCCCTACTACGCCCAGCAATGGGACCTGGCGTCCACTGCCGCTGGTATCAATATGGAGAAGGCCTGGGAGCTGTCGAGAGGCAAGGGCACGGTCGTTGCCGTGGTTGACACGGGAATAGCCAGGCACTCGGACCTAGAATATCCGGCGATTCCCGGCCGGCTAGCGAAGGCCCTGCCCGGATACGACATGGTCTCCGCCGACGATGCGGCGAAGAACGATTTCAGCACGGCAAACGACGGCGATGGCCGTGACCCGGACCCCTCCGATCCCGGGGACTGGACCACCCGGTTCGGACAGTGCGATGACGACCTGCCGGCCGAGCCTTCCTCCTGGCACGGAACCCATGTGGCAGGGACCATTGCCGCGGTGACCGGCAACGGCAAGGGCGTGGCGGGAGTGGCGCCGGACGCGTCCATCCTGCCCGTTCGCGTCCTGGGTGTCTGCGGGGGCTACAATTCGGACATCGCCGACGGCATCATCTGGGCTGCCGGCGGCTCGGTGCCAGGAGTTGCGCGGAAAAACAAACACCGGGCCGATGTCATCAACCTGAGCCTCGGCGGTTCGGGGACCTGTTCCAGGACCTATCAGGCGGCCATCGACTTCGCGGTCGGCAAGGGCATCCCCGTGGTCGTCGCGGCCGGGAACGAATACGGAAAGGTCTCCGACTCCTCCCCGGCGAATTGCCGAAACGTCATAGTGGTCGGAGCCGTCACCAGCGCCGGCGCCCGGGCCGCATACTCGAATTACGGCAGCAACGTGGACGTCATGGCCCCGGGCGGCGATGATCCCGAGTCCCTGGATCCGCTTGGCGTCCTCTCCACCAGCAACAAGGGAACGAAGGGGCCAACGACCGAGGCCTATGCCATGGATATCGGAACCTCAATGGCCACCCCGCATGTAGCGGGAACCATTGCACTGATGCTGGCCCGCAACCCGACTCTCACCCCGGCGGCCGTCGAATCGCTGCTGAAGGCCACCGCACGTCCGCTGAAGTGCAACATCGCCCATGGCTGCGGGGCCGGGATCATTGACGCCGGTGCCGCAGTCAGGGCCACTCTCCCGCCGCTGAAACCCTCGGTTCCGCTGATTTCTGGGACGTCACGGGTGGGGCGTGTTCTATCGGCCTCGACGAATGCATGGGGACCGGCCCCGGTGGCGCTTGCCTACCGCTGGTACCGGGCGGGGAATCCGATTCCCCTGGCCACCGCCAGCACCTATGCGCTGCTCCCCGCCGATGCGGGAAAGGCCATCACGGTCGCCGTCACCGGCAGTAAGAAGGGCTACTCGAGCCTCCGGAAGACCTCGGCACCGACAACGGCAGTCGCCCGGGGAAAGCTTAGAACCCAGATCCCCCGGGTCGACGGAACAGCCCGGGTCGCTTCCAAGCTCACAGCGGTTCCCGGCGCCTGGGGTTCGACCCCGGTGACGCTGTCATACCGCTGGTATCGCTCGGGCAAGCCGATCACCGGCGCCACGAAGAAGACCTACACCTTGGTCGGGGCCGACGCGGGAAAGAGCCTCAAACTCGCCGTGACCGGAATCAAGGACGGCTATTCCCCATCGCGACAGGTTTCGACGCCCACCGGGACCGTGGTGAAGGGCAAACTCACCACCACGGGCCCGAAAACCAACGGGAAGGCGCAGGTCGGCTCCACTCTGAGTATTTCGATGAAGAAATGGGGGCCTTCGCCCGTCGCCCTGACCTACCGCTGGTACCGCTCGGGCCAGCAGATCACCGGCGCCAAGAAGAAGACCTACCAGGTGGTACGCGCCGACGCGGGCAAGACCCTCAAAGTGCGCGTCACCGGGCGGAAGGCCGGCTACGCCACCGTGGCCCGGACCTCGCCCTCGAGCCCCCGGGTGCCCCGCTAG
- a CDS encoding acetolactate synthase large subunit — protein sequence MSNGIPASPSLAAKAANRTKDAAPVSSVVEASSPVQGPNNIIAPTEMTGSQAIVRSLEELGVKDVFGLPGGAIMPTYDSLMDSTGINHILVRHEQGSGHAAQGYAMVTGEVGVCIATSGPGATNLVTSLADAHMDSVPMVAITGQVHSAFIGSDAFQEADIVGITMPITKHSFLVTKAEDIPRVLASAFYIAATGRPGPVLVDITKDAQQSKMTFSWPPKIDLPGYKTVVRGHNKQVREAAKLIASSIRPVFYVGGGVMKAHASAELLDLAELVGAPVVTTLQARGAFPDSHDLHVGMPGMHGSVSAVTALQQADLLITLGARFDDRVTGVLSSFAPNAKVIHADIDPAEISKNRTADIPIVGSAKEIIPELTEACRTRFAEDGHPDLAAWWEVIGRLRETYPIGYTPTGDGLSAPQHVIQRIGELTGPEAVYVSGVGQHQMWAAQFIKYERPHSWLNSGGLGTMGYSVPAAMGAKVGNPDRVVWAIDGDGCFQMTNQELATCVINKIPIKVAIINNSSLGMVRQWQTLFYDGRYSNTDLNTGHGTVRVPDFVKLADAYGCVGLRCERDEDIDDTIRQALAINDRPVVIDFVVSRDSMVWPMVPTGVSNDQIQIARGMTPEWEEED from the coding sequence ATGAGTAACGGAATTCCCGCCAGCCCATCGCTGGCGGCCAAAGCCGCCAACCGCACCAAGGATGCCGCTCCTGTCTCTTCCGTCGTGGAGGCGTCGAGCCCCGTCCAGGGCCCGAACAACATCATTGCCCCCACCGAGATGACTGGCTCACAAGCCATTGTTCGCTCACTGGAAGAATTGGGCGTCAAAGACGTCTTCGGGTTGCCCGGTGGAGCCATCATGCCCACCTACGACTCGCTCATGGACTCGACCGGGATCAACCACATCCTGGTCCGCCACGAACAGGGCTCGGGCCACGCGGCCCAGGGCTACGCCATGGTCACCGGAGAGGTGGGCGTGTGCATCGCCACTTCCGGACCCGGCGCCACCAACCTCGTCACCTCACTGGCCGACGCGCACATGGACTCGGTCCCGATGGTTGCCATCACCGGCCAGGTGCACAGCGCCTTCATCGGCTCGGATGCTTTCCAGGAAGCCGACATCGTGGGCATCACCATGCCCATCACCAAGCATTCATTCCTGGTGACCAAGGCGGAGGATATTCCCCGGGTCCTGGCCAGCGCCTTCTACATCGCAGCCACGGGCCGTCCCGGCCCGGTCCTGGTTGACATCACCAAGGACGCGCAGCAGTCCAAGATGACGTTCTCCTGGCCTCCGAAGATCGATCTGCCCGGTTACAAGACCGTGGTGCGTGGCCACAACAAGCAGGTCCGCGAGGCGGCCAAGCTGATTGCCTCCTCGATCCGCCCGGTGTTCTACGTCGGCGGCGGCGTCATGAAGGCCCATGCATCGGCCGAACTGCTCGACCTGGCCGAACTGGTCGGCGCCCCGGTGGTCACCACGCTGCAGGCCCGCGGCGCGTTCCCGGACTCGCACGATCTGCATGTCGGCATGCCCGGCATGCATGGTTCGGTTTCAGCGGTCACCGCGCTGCAGCAGGCCGATCTGCTGATTACCCTCGGAGCCCGCTTCGATGACCGGGTCACCGGCGTGCTGTCGTCCTTCGCCCCCAACGCGAAGGTCATCCATGCCGACATCGACCCGGCCGAGATCTCCAAGAACCGTACCGCGGACATCCCGATCGTCGGCTCGGCGAAGGAAATCATTCCCGAACTGACAGAAGCCTGCCGCACCCGCTTCGCCGAGGACGGCCACCCCGACCTCGCCGCGTGGTGGGAGGTCATCGGCCGCCTGCGCGAGACCTACCCGATCGGCTACACTCCGACCGGCGACGGACTCTCCGCCCCGCAGCACGTGATCCAGCGGATCGGCGAGCTGACCGGACCCGAGGCGGTGTATGTCTCGGGCGTCGGCCAGCACCAGATGTGGGCCGCGCAGTTCATCAAGTACGAGCGCCCGCATTCCTGGCTGAATTCAGGTGGACTGGGAACCATGGGCTACTCGGTTCCCGCCGCGATGGGCGCCAAGGTCGGCAACCCTGACCGCGTGGTCTGGGCCATCGACGGCGACGGCTGCTTCCAGATGACCAACCAGGAGCTCGCCACCTGCGTCATCAACAAAATCCCAATCAAGGTCGCCATCATCAACAACTCGTCGCTGGGCATGGTCCGCCAGTGGCAGACCCTGTTCTACGACGGGCGCTACTCGAACACCGACCTGAACACCGGCCACGGAACGGTCCGGGTCCCTGACTTCGTGAAGCTCGCCGACGCGTATGGCTGCGTGGGCCTGCGGTGCGAACGCGACGAGGACATCGACGACACGATCCGCCAGGCACTGGCGATCAACGACCGCCCGGTGGTCATCGACTTCGTGGTTTCCCGCGACTCGATGGTCTGGCCGATGGTGCCGACCGGCGTTTCAAACGACCAAATTCAAATTGCTCGCGGCATGACGCCGGAGTGGGAAGAGGAGGACTAG
- the ilvN gene encoding acetolactate synthase small subunit codes for MARHTLSVLVEDVPGVLTRVAGLFARRAFNIHSLAVGPTEVPGISRVTVVVDAEGDLLEQVTKQLNKLINVIKIVELTSETSVQRDHILVKVRADAANRLQVTQAANLFRATVVDVSTESVIIEATGNADKITALLAVLEPFGIREIVQSGTLAVGRGSKSMSDRALRSVSA; via the coding sequence ATGGCACGCCACACTCTTTCCGTGCTCGTCGAGGACGTACCGGGCGTGTTGACCCGCGTGGCGGGGCTCTTTGCCCGCCGTGCGTTCAACATCCACTCCCTGGCAGTGGGCCCCACAGAGGTTCCCGGGATTTCCCGGGTCACCGTCGTGGTCGACGCCGAGGGCGACTTGCTCGAGCAGGTCACCAAGCAGCTGAACAAGCTGATCAACGTCATCAAGATCGTTGAACTCACCTCAGAAACTTCCGTGCAGCGAGACCATATCCTGGTCAAGGTCCGCGCGGATGCCGCAAACAGGCTGCAGGTAACCCAGGCAGCCAACTTGTTCCGGGCCACAGTGGTGGATGTCTCTACAGAATCCGTCATCATTGAGGCCACCGGCAACGCCGATAAGATCACGGCTCTGCTCGCAGTGCTCGAACCCTTCGGTATCCGCGAAATCGTCCAATCCGGAACCCTGGCCGTCGGCCGCGGCTCCAAATCAATGTCGGACCGCGCACTGCGTTCCGTCTCTGCCTGA
- the ilvC gene encoding ketol-acid reductoisomerase, with protein sequence MTEMFYDDDADLSIIQGRTVAIIGYGSQGHAHALNLRDSGVDVRVGLKEGSKSRAKAEAEGLRVLSVAEATAEADVIMILTPDQVQRFVYAQEIAPNLQAGDALLFGHGFNIRYGYITPPLDVDVALVAPKAPGHTVRREFEAGRGIPDLIAVEQDFTGAAKALALSYAKGIGGTRAGVIETTFTEETETDLFGEQAVLCGGASQLVQYGFETLTEAGYKPEIAYFEVLHELKLIVDLMWEGGIAKQRWSVSDTAEYGDYVSGPRVITPEVKENMKAVLADIQSGAFAKRFIDDQDAGAPEFLELRAKGEAHPIEATGRELRNLFSWKTTDDYTEGSVAR encoded by the coding sequence GTGACCGAAATGTTTTACGACGACGATGCAGACCTGTCGATCATCCAGGGACGTACCGTCGCCATCATCGGCTACGGCTCCCAGGGCCACGCCCACGCGCTGAACCTGCGCGACTCGGGCGTCGACGTACGCGTCGGCCTGAAGGAAGGCTCGAAGTCGCGCGCCAAGGCAGAGGCCGAGGGCCTGCGCGTCCTCTCCGTCGCCGAGGCCACCGCCGAAGCCGACGTGATCATGATCCTGACCCCGGACCAGGTCCAGCGCTTCGTCTACGCCCAGGAAATCGCACCGAACCTGCAGGCTGGTGACGCCCTGCTCTTCGGCCACGGCTTCAACATCCGCTACGGCTACATCACCCCGCCGTTGGACGTCGATGTGGCACTGGTTGCCCCGAAGGCTCCGGGCCACACCGTGCGCCGCGAATTCGAAGCCGGCCGCGGCATCCCGGACCTGATCGCCGTGGAGCAGGACTTCACCGGTGCCGCCAAAGCGCTGGCGCTGTCCTACGCCAAGGGCATCGGCGGCACCCGTGCCGGCGTCATCGAGACCACTTTCACCGAAGAGACCGAGACCGACCTGTTCGGCGAGCAGGCAGTGCTCTGCGGTGGCGCCTCCCAGCTGGTGCAGTACGGCTTCGAGACCCTGACCGAAGCCGGCTACAAGCCGGAGATCGCCTACTTCGAGGTGCTGCACGAGCTGAAGCTCATCGTGGACCTCATGTGGGAGGGTGGCATCGCCAAGCAGCGCTGGAGTGTTTCAGACACCGCCGAGTACGGCGACTACGTCTCGGGCCCGCGCGTGATCACCCCGGAGGTCAAGGAGAACATGAAGGCAGTTCTCGCCGACATCCAGTCCGGCGCGTTCGCCAAGCGCTTCATCGACGACCAGGATGCCGGAGCACCTGAGTTCCTGGAGCTGCGCGCCAAGGGTGAAGCCCACCCGATCGAGGCCACCGGCCGCGAACTGCGCAACCTCTTCTCCTGGAAGACCACGGATGACTACACCGAGGGCTCCGTCGCCCGCTAA
- the ilvD gene encoding dihydroxy-acid dehydratase has protein sequence MSQDTTPDIKPRSRVVTDGIHAAPARGMFRAVGMGDDDFAKPQIGVASSWNEITPCNLSLNRLAQGAKEGVHAGGGFPMQFGTISVSDGISMGHEGMHFSLVSREVIADSVEVVMQAERIDGSVLLAGCDKSLPGMLMAAARLDLASVFLYAGSIMPGWVKLEDGSEKEVTLIDAFEAVGACAAGKMSLEDLTRIEKAICPGEGACGGMYTANTMACIGEALGMSLPGSAAPPSVDRRRDVFAHKSGEAVVNLLRLGITSRQIMTKKAFENAIAVTMAFGGSTNAVLHLLAIAREAEVDLTLADFNRIGDKIPHLGDLKPFGRYVMTDVDKIGGVPVIMKALLDAGLLHGDCLTVTGKTVAENLAEINPPDVDGKILRALDNPIHKTGGITVLHGSMAPEGAVVKSAGFDADVFEGTARVFDREQGALAALDNGEIKAGDVVVIRYEGPKGGPGMREMLAITGAIKGAGLGKDVLLLTDGRFSGGTTGLCIGHVAPEAVDGGPIAFVQDGDKIRVDIAARSFDLLVEEAELEARKVGWEPLPAKFTTGVLAKYAKLVKSASTGAYCG, from the coding sequence ATGAGCCAGGACACCACACCAGATATCAAACCACGCAGCCGCGTCGTGACCGACGGCATCCATGCCGCCCCGGCACGCGGCATGTTCCGCGCCGTCGGCATGGGCGACGATGACTTCGCCAAGCCGCAGATCGGCGTCGCCAGCTCGTGGAACGAAATTACCCCCTGCAACCTTTCGCTGAACCGCTTGGCCCAGGGGGCCAAGGAAGGCGTTCACGCCGGCGGTGGCTTCCCGATGCAGTTCGGTACCATCTCGGTCTCAGACGGCATCTCCATGGGCCATGAGGGCATGCACTTCTCGCTGGTTTCCCGCGAGGTCATTGCCGACTCGGTCGAGGTCGTCATGCAGGCCGAGCGCATCGATGGATCGGTCTTGCTGGCCGGCTGCGACAAGTCGTTGCCGGGCATGCTGATGGCAGCGGCGCGGCTCGATCTCGCCTCGGTCTTCCTCTACGCCGGTTCGATCATGCCCGGCTGGGTCAAGCTCGAGGACGGCTCCGAAAAGGAGGTCACCTTGATCGACGCCTTCGAGGCCGTCGGCGCGTGCGCCGCGGGCAAGATGTCGCTCGAGGACCTGACCCGCATCGAAAAGGCCATCTGCCCCGGCGAGGGCGCCTGCGGCGGCATGTACACCGCCAACACCATGGCCTGCATCGGCGAGGCCCTGGGCATGTCGCTGCCCGGATCGGCCGCCCCGCCCTCGGTCGACCGCCGCCGCGACGTATTCGCCCACAAGTCCGGCGAGGCAGTGGTGAACCTGTTGCGCCTGGGCATCACCTCGCGCCAGATCATGACCAAGAAGGCGTTCGAGAACGCCATCGCCGTCACCATGGCCTTCGGTGGCTCCACCAACGCCGTGCTGCACCTGCTGGCCATCGCCCGCGAGGCCGAGGTCGACCTGACCCTGGCCGATTTCAACCGCATCGGTGACAAGATCCCGCACCTGGGCGACCTGAAGCCTTTCGGCCGCTACGTCATGACCGACGTGGACAAGATCGGCGGCGTGCCGGTCATCATGAAGGCACTGCTCGATGCCGGTCTGCTGCATGGTGACTGCCTGACCGTCACCGGCAAGACCGTTGCCGAGAACCTGGCCGAGATCAACCCGCCGGATGTCGACGGCAAGATCCTGCGCGCGCTGGACAATCCGATCCACAAGACCGGCGGCATCACCGTGCTGCACGGTTCGATGGCCCCCGAGGGTGCTGTCGTGAAGTCCGCCGGCTTCGACGCGGACGTCTTCGAGGGAACCGCCCGGGTCTTCGACCGCGAGCAGGGAGCCTTGGCAGCGCTGGACAATGGCGAGATCAAGGCCGGCGACGTGGTGGTCATCCGCTACGAAGGTCCTAAGGGGGGCCCCGGCATGCGTGAGATGCTTGCCATCACAGGCGCCATCAAGGGTGCGGGCTTGGGCAAGGACGTATTGCTGCTGACCGATGGCCGCTTCTCCGGAGGCACCACCGGCCTGTGCATCGGCCACGTGGCACCGGAAGCCGTCGATGGCGGCCCGATCGCATTCGTCCAGGACGGCGATAAGATCCGCGTCGACATCGCTGCCCGCTCCTTTGACCTGCTGGTCGAGGAGGCCGAGCTCGAGGCCCGCAAGGTGGGTTGGGAGCCGTTGCCGGCCAAGTTCACTACGGGTGTGCTGGCCAAGTACGCCAAGCTCGTGAAGTCCGCTTCGACCGGCGCGTACTGCGGCTAG
- a CDS encoding aldehyde dehydrogenase family protein: MNLLNSKLWDSKVYIGGWRDGGGGSSAVLEPATGETLGRYGVASAADVLEASTRAASAQKEWAARNPEERAAVLRRAGLLWEEHAEEVNDWIVRESGGIPAKAGLETHTAASECYEASALPSLPAGDVLTSNNDRWSFARHRPVGVVSVIAPFNFPLILAIRAVAPALALGNAVLLKPDPRTTVCAGVSIIRIFEEAGLPSGLLSLLPGGADVGAAVVEAPEVRVIAFTGSTAAGRKIGEAAARLLKRAHLELGGNSAMIVLPDADLAKAASAAAFGSFMHQGQICMATGRHIVHEDIYEDYVAALAQKAEHLPMGDPKSGTVAIGPIIDANQLAKIDSLVGAAVSGGARLAAGGSIRDGLYYHPTVLADLTDEHDAWNQEIFGPVAPVRKFSTIDEAVAMANDSAYGLSISILGDVGTAMAIADRLESGKVHINEQTVSDEPNSPFGGVKDSGNGGRIGGHKANIEAFTEMQWLTMRPEIAPYPF; encoded by the coding sequence ATGAATTTACTGAACTCCAAGCTCTGGGACTCCAAGGTCTATATCGGCGGCTGGCGCGACGGAGGCGGCGGCTCCAGCGCCGTGCTCGAGCCGGCCACAGGAGAAACCCTGGGCCGCTACGGCGTTGCATCGGCAGCCGACGTGCTCGAGGCCTCGACCCGTGCCGCATCCGCGCAGAAGGAATGGGCGGCCCGGAACCCTGAGGAGCGCGCCGCGGTGCTGCGCCGGGCCGGCCTGCTCTGGGAGGAGCACGCCGAGGAGGTCAACGACTGGATCGTGCGCGAATCCGGAGGCATTCCGGCAAAAGCGGGGCTGGAGACCCACACAGCCGCCAGTGAATGCTACGAGGCCTCGGCCCTGCCCAGCCTTCCCGCCGGCGACGTGCTGACCAGCAACAACGATCGTTGGTCCTTTGCCCGGCATCGCCCGGTCGGTGTCGTCTCGGTCATCGCACCGTTCAACTTCCCGCTGATTCTGGCCATCCGAGCCGTGGCCCCGGCCCTTGCGTTGGGCAACGCGGTGCTCCTGAAGCCGGACCCACGCACCACCGTCTGTGCCGGGGTGAGCATCATACGCATCTTCGAGGAGGCCGGGCTGCCCTCGGGGCTGCTCTCGCTGCTGCCCGGCGGCGCCGATGTCGGCGCCGCCGTGGTCGAGGCCCCCGAGGTGCGGGTCATCGCGTTCACCGGTTCCACGGCGGCCGGCCGCAAAATCGGCGAAGCGGCCGCCCGTCTGCTCAAGCGAGCCCACCTGGAATTGGGTGGCAACAGCGCCATGATCGTGCTTCCCGACGCTGACCTGGCCAAGGCCGCCTCTGCCGCGGCATTCGGCTCGTTCATGCACCAGGGACAGATCTGCATGGCCACCGGCCGGCACATCGTGCACGAGGACATCTATGAGGACTACGTGGCAGCCCTCGCACAAAAGGCCGAGCACCTGCCCATGGGCGATCCTAAATCCGGAACGGTGGCCATCGGCCCGATCATCGATGCGAACCAATTGGCAAAGATCGATTCCCTCGTCGGAGCCGCGGTGTCCGGCGGTGCCCGGCTGGCCGCCGGAGGGTCCATCCGCGACGGGCTCTACTACCACCCGACGGTGCTGGCCGACCTCACCGACGAGCACGATGCCTGGAACCAGGAGATCTTCGGCCCCGTCGCACCGGTACGCAAGTTCTCCACCATCGACGAGGCGGTGGCCATGGCGAACGACAGCGCCTATGGGCTCTCCATCTCGATCCTCGGAGATGTCGGTACGGCAATGGCGATTGCCGACCGGCTCGAATCGGGCAAGGTGCACATCAACGAGCAGACGGTGTCCGATGAGCCCAACTCCCCCTTCGGCGGGGTGAAGGACTCGGGCAATGGCGGACGCATCGGTGGGCACAAGGCGAACATCGAGGCCTTCACCGAGATGCAGTGGCTGACCATGCGCCCGGAAATCGCGCCCTATCCGTTCTAG